The genomic interval CGATGGCATCTCCGCCGCACAACAGCACGGCGCCGTACGACCGGGCGACCCGACGCGGATGGCGGTGCACACCTGGGCCGCCCTGCACGGCATCGCCGGCCTCCGCCACGCCAGACCGCGGTTCGGGTGGCCGCCGCCCGACGAACTGATCGACGAGATGCTTGAGGCGCTGCTCGGACTGCCGCGCACGACCCCGGCAACGCCGAGGGACACGGGATCCGGTGGTGCTGCGCCCAGCTGAGGCAACGCGCGCGTCCACCG from Euzebyales bacterium carries:
- a CDS encoding TetR-like C-terminal domain-containing protein, whose amino-acid sequence is DGISAAQQHGAVRPGDPTRMAVHTWAALHGIAGLRHARPRFGWPPPDELIDEMLEALLGLPRTTPATPRDTGSGGAAPS